CGCCGCGACGACGGCGTTCTGCGCCGCGATGGCCGCGTCGGCGAACGCCACGAGGGTGCTCTCGAGGTAGTCCGCCGCCTCCGCGGGCGCTCCCTGCCACGACGCCACCTCGGCCGCGCGCGCCCAGTCGGCGACGAAGAGCAGCACCACGGGGGCGCCGGCGATGAGGGCGCTCCCGTGCGCCTGCTCGACGAGCCGTCGTCTGCGCGCCTCGTCGCGCACCTCGACGACGCTCCACGACTGGTTGTTCGAGGAGCTCGCAGCCGACTGCGCGGCGGCGATGATCGCCGTGACGTGCTCGTCCGTCACCTCGCCCGGCGAGAAGCTCCGCACCGTGCGGTGGCGCAGGAGCAGCGCCAGCGTGTCCGAGGAGAGCAGGGCGGGATCCGTCAGCGTCGGGGCTCCCGCCCCGTAGCGACGGCGCAGCAGCGAAT
This window of the Microbacterium sp. AB genome carries:
- a CDS encoding nitroreductase family protein; this encodes MTDTPTGRDVNSLLRRRYGAGAPTLTDPALLSSDTLALLLRHRTVRSFSPGEVTDEHVTAIIAAAQSAASSSNNQSWSVVEVRDEARRRRLVEQAHGSALIAGAPVVLLFVADWARAAEVASWQGAPAEAADYLESTLVAFADAAIAAQNAVVAAESLGLGTCYLGSLRNRPEASAAEIGLPQRSAVAFGVALGWPDPDDTAGIKPRLPQGAVRSREGYRETQRADVAAYEQELDAYNASQGRSGSWISAVVARVRDVAGLHGRENARAALERRGLPSH